A DNA window from Actinomycetota bacterium contains the following coding sequences:
- a CDS encoding succinate dehydrogenase/fumarate reductase iron-sulfur subunit — MRITVRVWRQAGPSAPGRFETYVADRVSGEMSFLELLDQINEGLISDGDEPIAFDSDCREGICGSCGMMINGRAHGPLTATATCQLHMRHFRDGDEIVVEPWRASAFPVIKDLVVNRSALDRIIEAGGYITVNTGSAPEANLVPIPKDVADRAFDAAACIGCGACVAACPNGAAQLFTASKVSHLNMLPQGQAERYSRVANMVEVMEEYFGSCTNFAECEVACPKAISIDFIAMMNRDYLKAQFNIRRKHQA; from the coding sequence ATGCGGATCACCGTGCGCGTTTGGCGCCAGGCCGGTCCCTCCGCCCCGGGGCGGTTCGAGACGTACGTGGCCGACCGGGTCAGCGGGGAGATGTCGTTCCTGGAGCTGCTCGATCAGATCAACGAGGGCCTGATCAGCGACGGCGACGAGCCCATCGCCTTCGACAGCGACTGCCGGGAGGGGATCTGCGGGTCCTGCGGCATGATGATCAACGGGCGGGCGCACGGCCCCTTGACCGCCACAGCCACCTGCCAGCTGCACATGCGTCACTTCCGCGACGGCGACGAGATCGTCGTCGAACCGTGGCGCGCGTCGGCGTTCCCCGTGATCAAGGATCTGGTGGTCAACCGCAGCGCCCTCGACCGGATCATCGAGGCCGGCGGCTACATCACGGTGAACACCGGCTCGGCGCCGGAGGCGAACCTCGTCCCGATCCCCAAGGACGTTGCCGACCGAGCCTTCGACGCGGCTGCGTGCATCGGGTGTGGGGCGTGCGTGGCCGCGTGCCCCAACGGTGCGGCGCAGCTGTTCACCGCCTCGAAGGTGTCCCACCTCAACATGCTCCCGCAGGGTCAGGCGGAGCGGTACTCGCGTGTGGCGAACATGGTCGAGGTGATGGAGGAGTACTTCGGGTCGTGCACGAACTTCGCCGAGTGCGAGGTGGCGTGCCCCAAGGCGATCTCGATCGACTTCATCGCGATGATGAACCGTGACTACCTCAAGGCACAGTTCAACATCCGCCGCAAGCATCAGGCGTGA
- a CDS encoding fumarate reductase/succinate dehydrogenase flavoprotein subunit: MSQPGPSGDVLDGQIPRGPLHEKWDNHRFDIKLVNPANKRRFTIIVVGTGLAGASAAATLGELGYNVEVFTYHDSPRRAHSIAAQGGINAAKNYRNDGDSIWRLFYDTIKGGDYRSREANVYRLAQLSLEIIDQAVAQGVPFAREYGGLLDTRSFGGAQVSRTFYARGQTGQQLLLGCYQAMLRQVDAGTVRLHTRHEMLDVVVVDGRAVGVVVRDLLTGEITSHSAHAVVLATGGYSNAFFLSTNAVNSNATAIWRAHKKGALFANPCFTQIHPTCIPQSEEFQSKLTLMSESLRNDGRIWVPADPGDDRPPEQIPDDERDYYLERMYPAFGNLVPRDVASRAAKRMIDQERGVGPLDNGVYLDFGDAIRRLGRDTIADRYGNLFQMYERITGDDPYQVPMRIYPAPHYTMGGLWVDYNLSTTVPGLYAIGEANFSDHGANRLGASALMQGLADGYFIIPTTIGDYLAPLLGEAPVPTDHPEFERSQRTIRDQIDRFLSLKGTRSAAWFHRELGRIVWEHCGMVRSRPGLEKAIAEIRGLRDEFRSDLRVLPETSETLNQALERAGRVADFFELAELMCIDALHREESAGGHFREEYQTEKGEPQRRDDEFSYVAAWAFDRVGGWDLHTEDLTFEYVELKTRTYE; this comes from the coding sequence ATGTCACAGCCCGGCCCGTCCGGCGACGTGCTCGACGGCCAGATCCCTCGCGGACCTCTGCACGAGAAGTGGGACAACCACCGGTTCGACATCAAGCTGGTCAACCCGGCGAACAAGCGCCGGTTCACGATCATCGTGGTCGGCACCGGCCTGGCCGGCGCGTCCGCCGCCGCGACGTTGGGTGAGCTCGGGTACAACGTCGAGGTCTTCACCTACCACGACTCCCCGCGTCGCGCACACTCCATCGCGGCGCAGGGCGGCATCAACGCGGCCAAGAACTACCGCAACGACGGCGACTCGATCTGGCGGCTGTTCTACGACACGATCAAGGGAGGCGACTACCGCTCGCGGGAAGCCAACGTCTACCGGTTGGCGCAGCTCAGCCTCGAGATCATCGACCAGGCGGTGGCGCAGGGTGTGCCGTTCGCCCGCGAGTACGGCGGGCTGCTGGACACCCGATCGTTCGGCGGCGCCCAGGTGTCGCGGACGTTCTACGCCCGTGGGCAGACCGGCCAGCAGCTGCTGCTGGGCTGCTACCAGGCGATGCTGCGGCAGGTCGACGCCGGCACGGTCAGGCTGCACACCCGTCACGAGATGCTCGACGTGGTGGTGGTCGACGGGCGCGCTGTCGGCGTCGTCGTCCGCGACCTGCTGACCGGCGAGATCACGTCGCACTCCGCGCACGCGGTCGTCCTGGCCACCGGCGGCTACTCCAACGCCTTCTTCCTGTCCACCAACGCCGTCAACAGCAACGCGACCGCGATCTGGCGGGCCCACAAGAAAGGCGCGCTGTTCGCCAACCCCTGCTTCACGCAGATCCATCCCACCTGCATCCCCCAGTCGGAGGAGTTCCAGTCGAAGCTGACCCTGATGAGCGAGTCGCTCCGCAACGACGGGCGGATCTGGGTCCCGGCGGATCCCGGCGACGACCGGCCACCCGAGCAGATCCCCGACGACGAACGCGACTACTACCTCGAGCGCATGTACCCGGCGTTCGGCAACCTCGTCCCGCGCGACGTCGCCTCCCGCGCCGCCAAGCGCATGATCGACCAGGAACGCGGAGTCGGTCCGCTCGACAACGGCGTCTACCTGGACTTCGGCGACGCCATCCGGCGTCTGGGGCGCGACACGATCGCCGACCGCTACGGCAACCTCTTCCAGATGTACGAGCGCATCACCGGTGACGACCCCTACCAGGTCCCGATGCGGATCTACCCGGCGCCCCACTACACGATGGGCGGCCTGTGGGTCGACTACAACCTGTCGACCACCGTCCCGGGGCTGTACGCGATCGGCGAGGCGAACTTCTCCGACCACGGTGCCAACCGGTTGGGTGCCAGCGCACTGATGCAGGGTCTGGCCGACGGTTACTTCATCATCCCCACCACGATCGGGGACTACCTCGCACCGCTGCTGGGAGAGGCCCCCGTCCCAACCGACCATCCGGAGTTCGAGCGGTCCCAACGGACGATCCGCGACCAGATCGACCGGTTCCTGTCGCTCAAGGGCACCCGTTCCGCGGCGTGGTTCCACCGGGAACTCGGCCGGATCGTGTGGGAGCACTGCGGGATGGTGCGCAGCCGCCCCGGCTTGGAGAAGGCCATCGCGGAGATCCGGGGACTGCGCGACGAGTTCCGCAGCGACCTGCGGGTGCTCCCCGAGACCAGCGAGACCCTCAACCAAGCGCTCGAGCGGGCGGGGCGCGTCGCCGATTTCTTCGAGCTCGCCGAGCTGATGTGCATCGACGCACTGCACCGCGAGGAGTCCGCCGGCGGGCACTTCCGCGAGGAGTACCAGACGGAGAAGGGCGAGCCGCAACGTCGCGACGACGAGTTCTCCTACGTCGCCGCATGGGCGTTCGACCGGGTCGGGGGATGGGACCTGCACACGGAGGACCTGACCTTCGAGTACGTCGAGCTCAAGACGAGGACCTACGAGTGA
- a CDS encoding succinate dehydrogenase cytochrome b subunit, whose protein sequence is MPTPTPTESARIDPTRRAPRKEPRRIRRSLWLLELYRSALGKKYVMALTGIVLLAFVLAHMIGNFKLYVGEDEMNHYAEWLRGLMVPALPETVFLWMMRSVLIASFVFHVHASYALSVMNRRARTVPYQSKRDYVAANFAARTMRWSGVIVGLFVLFHLADLTWGFANPGFERGEVYDNVVVSFSRWPVALFYIAANIALAYHIYHGAWSLFQSMGWNTPRFNRWRNGFAVTFAVVIGVGNVSFPIAVLGGLVR, encoded by the coding sequence TTGCCGACGCCAACGCCGACCGAGTCGGCGCGCATCGACCCGACGCGGCGTGCGCCGAGGAAGGAACCGCGCCGCATCCGCCGGTCGTTGTGGCTGCTGGAGCTGTACCGGTCGGCGCTCGGCAAGAAGTACGTCATGGCGTTGACCGGGATCGTGCTCCTGGCGTTCGTCCTCGCCCACATGATCGGCAACTTCAAGCTGTACGTGGGCGAGGACGAGATGAACCACTACGCGGAGTGGCTCCGCGGGCTGATGGTTCCGGCGCTCCCCGAGACCGTGTTCCTGTGGATGATGCGCTCGGTGCTGATCGCGTCGTTCGTCTTCCACGTCCACGCCAGTTACGCGCTGTCGGTGATGAACCGACGAGCGCGCACGGTCCCGTACCAGTCGAAACGCGACTACGTCGCGGCGAACTTCGCGGCACGGACGATGCGCTGGAGCGGGGTCATCGTCGGCTTGTTCGTGCTGTTCCACCTCGCCGACCTCACGTGGGGGTTCGCCAACCCCGGCTTCGAGCGCGGAGAGGTGTACGACAACGTGGTGGTCAGCTTCTCGCGCTGGCCGGTCGCGCTGTTCTACATCGCGGCCAACATCGCGCTCGCCTACCACATCTACCACGGAGCGTGGAGCCTGTTCCAGAGCATGGGATGGAACACCCCTCGCTTCAATCGGTGGCGGAACGGCTTCGCGGTGACGTTCGCGGTGGTGATCGGCGTCGGTAACGTGTCGTTCCCGATCGCGGTGCTGGGGGGGCTCGTGCGATGA
- a CDS encoding glutamate dehydrogenase produces MTPFEAVNYFFEEAADVVGLRAAVREALSGTYRELRVQVPVRRDDGTVDLYVGYRVQHNGARGPYKGGLRYHPTAHIDEVRALASLMTWKTALVELPFGGAKGGIEVDPTGMSTREREGMTRRYTEQVSHIIGPTRDIPAPDVNTNAQVMAWIMDQYGRRMGHTPQIVTGKPIALGGSYGREAATGRGVVTLTNEAVRDAGLNGSLTVAIQGFGNVGSWAARLARDAGYRIVAVSDAAGGVFNRDGLDVDKLSSHVQDTRSVANFPGGEPLDRDDVLFLDVDIVIPAALGEVITVDNADRVQAKLVVEGANHPTTPAADRILGDNGVTVIPDILANAGGVTVSYFEWVQNVQEFRWDEEEVNARLHKRLTRAYREVRDFAQRKGVSLRQAAFALAVDRVAEAATLRGYI; encoded by the coding sequence ATGACGCCTTTCGAGGCAGTCAACTACTTCTTCGAGGAAGCGGCTGACGTCGTCGGCCTGCGCGCTGCCGTCCGTGAGGCGCTGAGCGGCACCTACCGCGAGCTGCGCGTGCAGGTCCCGGTCCGCCGCGACGACGGGACCGTCGACCTGTACGTCGGCTACCGGGTGCAGCACAACGGTGCGCGCGGGCCGTACAAGGGCGGTCTGCGGTACCACCCGACCGCCCACATCGATGAGGTGCGCGCACTCGCGTCGCTGATGACGTGGAAGACGGCCCTGGTGGAGCTGCCGTTCGGAGGCGCCAAGGGGGGGATCGAGGTCGATCCGACGGGGATGTCAACGCGGGAGCGGGAGGGGATGACCCGCCGCTACACCGAGCAGGTCAGCCACATCATCGGGCCCACCCGCGACATCCCCGCTCCGGACGTCAACACCAACGCGCAGGTCATGGCGTGGATCATGGACCAGTACGGCCGCAGGATGGGTCACACCCCGCAGATCGTCACGGGCAAGCCGATCGCGCTGGGTGGCTCCTACGGCCGTGAGGCTGCGACCGGCCGCGGGGTGGTCACCCTGACCAACGAAGCCGTCCGCGACGCGGGCCTGAACGGGTCGCTGACGGTGGCGATCCAGGGCTTCGGCAACGTCGGGTCGTGGGCCGCACGGCTGGCGCGCGACGCGGGCTACCGGATCGTGGCGGTCTCCGACGCCGCCGGTGGGGTCTTCAACCGTGACGGCCTGGACGTGGACAAGCTCTCCAGCCACGTCCAAGACACCCGTTCCGTGGCGAACTTCCCCGGCGGCGAGCCGCTCGACCGCGACGACGTGCTGTTCCTCGACGTCGACATCGTGATCCCCGCCGCCCTCGGTGAGGTGATCACCGTCGACAACGCCGACCGTGTGCAGGCGAAGTTGGTGGTGGAGGGTGCGAACCACCCCACCACCCCGGCCGCCGACCGCATCCTCGGTGACAACGGGGTCACCGTCATCCCGGACATCCTCGCCAACGCCGGCGGCGTGACCGTGTCCTACTTCGAGTGGGTGCAGAACGTCCAGGAGTTCCGCTGGGACGAGGAGGAGGTCAACGCCCGGCTGCACAAGCGGCTCACGCGTGCGTACCGCGAGGTGCGTGACTTCGCCCAGCGGAAAGGGGTGTCGCTGCGCCAGGCCGCGTTCGCGCTCGCCGTCGACCGGGTCGCCGAAGCCGCGACGCTGCGCGGCTACATCTGA
- the trpS gene encoding tryptophan--tRNA ligase yields MTRVLSGIQPTGDLHLGNYLGAVRRWVEHQDRVDGFFCIVDLHAMTVPHDPAELREDTLRLAAILFAAGLDPNRSTIFLQSHVPAHAELQWLLNCVASMGELNRMVQWKEKSAGRDFVSVALFGYPVLQAADILLYQANQVPVGEDQRQHIELTRDLAQRFNHRFGNVFTIPDAAIPEAGARVMDLQLVDKKMSKSLDSPKGTINLTDTPKQITRKVMAAVTDSGSEIRAAPTKQGITNLLDLMSAVTGEDVASLEERFAGRGYGEFKKEVAEAVVELLRPVQDRYEQLAGDLGQLQGLLAVGADRAREVASATLAAAKDAVGLVPPVGERWTDVALPEPEQDTSPAW; encoded by the coding sequence TGTCGGGGATCCAGCCGACCGGGGACCTCCACCTCGGCAACTACCTGGGAGCGGTCCGCCGCTGGGTCGAGCACCAAGACCGCGTTGACGGTTTCTTCTGCATCGTTGACCTGCATGCCATGACGGTCCCGCACGATCCGGCGGAACTGCGCGAGGACACCCTGCGCCTGGCGGCCATACTGTTCGCCGCTGGACTCGACCCCAACCGTTCGACGATCTTCCTTCAGAGCCACGTCCCCGCGCACGCGGAGCTGCAGTGGCTGCTGAACTGCGTGGCGTCCATGGGGGAACTGAACCGCATGGTGCAGTGGAAGGAGAAATCGGCGGGGCGGGACTTCGTCAGCGTCGCGCTGTTCGGTTATCCGGTGCTGCAGGCAGCCGACATCCTGCTGTACCAGGCCAACCAGGTCCCCGTGGGCGAGGACCAGCGACAGCACATCGAACTCACCCGCGACCTCGCCCAACGCTTCAACCATCGTTTCGGGAACGTGTTCACGATCCCGGACGCCGCCATCCCCGAGGCCGGGGCGCGAGTCATGGACCTGCAGCTGGTCGACAAGAAGATGTCCAAGTCCCTCGACAGCCCCAAGGGGACCATCAACCTCACCGACACGCCGAAGCAGATCACACGGAAGGTCATGGCGGCGGTGACCGACAGCGGGAGCGAGATCCGAGCGGCGCCCACCAAGCAGGGCATCACGAACCTACTGGATCTGATGAGCGCCGTGACCGGCGAAGACGTCGCGTCGCTGGAGGAACGCTTCGCGGGTCGTGGATACGGGGAGTTCAAGAAGGAGGTCGCCGAAGCAGTGGTCGAGCTGCTACGGCCCGTACAGGACCGCTACGAGCAGCTGGCCGGCGACCTCGGGCAGCTGCAGGGGCTGCTGGCCGTCGGAGCCGACAGAGCCCGCGAGGTGGCATCTGCGACGCTCGCCGCCGCCAAGGACGCAGTCGGGCTGGTCCCCCCGGTCGGGGAGCGGTGGACCGACGTGGCTCTCCCGGAACCCGAGCAGGACACCTCGCCGGCGTGGTGA